A segment of the Corylus avellana chromosome ca2, CavTom2PMs-1.0 genome:
CCATTTTTCAGATTGAGATTCTATGCAATATCTAGGGTATGCATTGCATAGAATGTGTTGTAAATGTACACTAgcttgtgaggtttgtgtcaTACATtgtaaagtataaaaaaaataattagtaattaatatacctaagtggatcTAAACCCAACTTAGGATTTTGGACTAGAAGTATTGTCctaattaatatgtatattaacttattATTGTTGAACTCCTTAGTGTCTCTCTCCTTCATTCTCTTGGAGTATGAGTAACACTCTTGGTTTGTAAAGGACTTACGCATGAAAggagttgggtcaatgtgaaaGATTTAATGTTAAACGTAAAAGCCAGactcttttttctattttgcttATGTATCATTAATGATAcataaccaaaaaacaaaaataaagaaaatagatttTAAAAGGGATCTAAATTTTCAGTAATTTGCTATttgaattactaataatttagatattaaataaaaaagaatttatataAAACTCACatgtccaaataaataaatagactGCTCAAAACTTACTTAACGAGATAAATCCcacaaaaattttctcatatttattattaaattgttaaacaataaaattatttaaatctcTATCCTCTCAAGGAGTGAAACCCAAGTGCACTCATGCCAAGATGTCATCCCAGCAGCCCAAGTGTCCGACCAAATTCTCCGGTTGGCGTCTCACTTTCAGCAGCCGCAGACACCTCAACTCACATGCATGTCTACGTGGCAACCTCGTACCTCACCACGTACGTTCTCCATCAActctctcgatctctctttATAAACACACCTCGATCccgagagagagacagagggagAGATATTGGAGCATACTACGTCGTTTCATGGCGTCAAGCGACAAGTCACCGAGTCCTATGCCGTCCGGTACCGACCACCCCAGGCCACCTGGGCAGCCGATGACGGTGGAGCAGCACATGATAGACAAGGGCGCGCAATTGGTTCAGTCCCTGAAGCCGGTGAAGCAGATGAACCAGCACGTCTGCACCTTCGCCTTGTACAGCCACGACATGTCCCGCCAGATCGAGACCCACCACTATGTCACACGTGTCAACCAGGACTTCTTACAGTGCGCTGTTTACGATTCCGATCACGCCCACGCCCGTCTCATCGGTCTAACTTCTAACCccatctcttttttattttctttttgataaaataatgGTTAAGCGATTAAATTTAGgactgaaatttttttcaaactagcAACTTATTATAATAAGTGACAACAAGTGTaatctctcacatgttttctttaatattttaacagtaatttattgttatttcaCTAATTTAGAGAATGATTCTAGTTATAGtgcatgggtatttttgtcttttcactttttgacaaaaatacccctccacaaaatggagagtatcctaattcataatttaagaataaaaacattaattttttagaaaccctAATCTAAGaaccaaaatattaattttttagaaactaaaaaatGACCCTCACTTACTAGAGTAACTTGaatgaaatttcctccaaattggtttagaggaaatttgtgtTCTTAAATTTATCAATTCCTATCGGCTTAAGTTTTTTAGATAACTGGTGACTCTGATCAATTCacccaatttaaataaaatatttcatgtgttgaaCTTTACATATTAAAATGATAACCGGTGATTTAGCTTAAGTCATTAAATTTATCCCTTTCTATTGGCTTgagtttttgggataactggtgatttaacatttttcgatttaaattatatatgtataaataatCTGGGTATTCTAGCTCAGCCCGATTAAATTTTCAAGACACCATGCAAAGCATCATCTTTATTTTTGTTCGAGTGTAATTTCAAGAAATTGTTTGCGGTCAAAGGGGTTGAATTTTGGACATGATGCTTTATGAGGCATAGAGTCAAGTCACTTGCTACTCGAGCCAACATTCGTATTAAATTTTCAGTTCCGATTTGATTTTGTACGTACCCAATGAAATTAAAGAGAAAGGTTGTGATTTTAGCTTCCAAGTTTTTGTTCCACAGGTGTTGAATATATAGTATCCGATAGGATATTTGAAGCTTTGCCTCCGGATGAGCAGAAGTTGTGGCACTCTCATGCCTATGAGGTTGTACTGGAAGCCCTAATCCTTagatttccattttttttttcctgctatGAAGTGCTTTTGATGATCATGAATTTGGACGATCCAGATCAAGTCAGGCCTTTGGGTCAATCCCCGAGTTCCAGGAATGATAGAGAAACCAGAACTCGAAAATATGGCCAAAACATACGGCAAATTCTGGTGCACATGGCAGGTTGATAGAGGTGATGAGCAAGtgcttaaaatttatttagcattactcttttatggCGTGTTTATTCCCGGGCGTCTTTATTTCaaagcttcctttttttttttttttttttgacatgtccacacaagagggggaggggggattcgaactaataacctctgcttcataagacgtggtccccaaccgattgagctaccccttgggaaCTATTTCAAAGCTTCCTTAAGTTTATAGGAAAtgctaaatttaattatttaattatttaatttatataataaataaaatatttaattgaaatgaaagtgTGTGACACAAATAAGCtaaattatttcttatttgaaataaagttttctcatattagaaataaatttaatcatttaattaaaaaaaaaatgtttgattggTGTTActaattaattttgaggtggGTGCATGAATTAATTAGGCGACAAGCTCCCGCTGGGTGCACCTGCTTTGATGATATCTCCACAACCGGTGAACCTGGGACAGATCTCACCGGAGCTGGTCCATAGGAGGGATAACAAGTACAACATCTCAACAAAGGTACTGAGGGATTCGAGGGTGGAAATTGCAGAGCCAGAGTGGATCAATCCTCAAGCGGACTACTGGAAACAGGACGGGAAGGGTTTCGCCATTGACATCAAGTTCACAGATATGAAATTAAGGGCACCATTTCCCTGAACGTGGTGAATCTTTGCTGGGTCTCTACACTTGGTTCGTAGCTGACACATAAAGTGGGGCGGAGCCAAAGTACTCCCTGGCCTATAGGTGAAACCAAGACaccctaattaaaaaaagaaaaagaaaaaagtattaatacatatgTTAAATATGTACGTAGTGTAGTTAAGTTAAGAGTGGTGTAAAGATTTACATGCAGTATATGGATTGTAATACTGGAATCAAGTATATGTTGTATGAATGGTGTATGTGGACATGCGCATACATCAGGGTATGTTAAGGTAAATATAGTGTTAGCAGATTTTGCagaatatataaagaaaatctGTAACATGGGCAAGTTGATCAAACGGCAATGGCTATATATGCTGAATTTCTTTTTGAGACTTGATAAATGCTCCCAATTTACTAGATTTGAAGAGAGTCATCTAAAAGGAATACCTAAAATTCTCTTTGGTACTTCCAAAAGCCTTTCAAAATGTAGTACAAGGTTTCAAAATGTAGGATAAAATCTGAATTCTTGAACGttgctttctctctttttgttttgaagtctattaaattaaattaataaggGTAAACCTTATCAAGTGGGTTTTCCTTTAGGTTAGTTGTGTTatagtcattttttatttatttatttttttctaattaaaaaggataGGTCAGAGAGATCAATTGTGTTTATCTTACTTGAGTGTGACGATAGTAGCACCTACTTGTTGGGAGCCACATAGGAAGAGCCTAGACAGGGAAACCGTAGGTATTCTCTCAAATCTGACTGAGTCATAGTCTAATCACCTAGTCCTACTAGGGCAACAATAGGAATCCAAGGCAGATAATACTAATCATGAATATGTGATGATTCTCCATTGCTAAGATTCAAACCTACACCCTAGTAATAATGTCATTTCATTATTGGTTTATTAGGAATTTATATTCCAATTAACTTCTTTTGCGATCATAATTTCGCTAAACAGATTACTCACACTCTCCAATTCCTAGACGTTGGCATAAACATGCCACACATATTTTTTCTTGAgattaccaaacaaaaatttcctaacaaaaattTCCTCGAAGGGCAATCCCAATATTGGTTTAATATCCCACCAATAATTATCTTGtttgatgtgtcaaaaattgactaTACTAAATATATATGTTGCATGTTGGAAGGGTTGGGAGGGTTTCTTTGAATAAGAATAGAGTGTTCAATGATATTATGTTAACAAAAGGCGGGAGTTCGTATACAAGTACAGAAGCAACGAATTGTGCTAAACGCCATTCCAATGAAAAGTTAAGGAGTTTTGATTCTTAAGCTTTAGTTGAGttctgaaatatatatatataccagatgTTAGGGAAATAAATCACTTAACCCCACCCAAACAGCCCGTTATGTGAAAAATAACCATAAATGCCTACTGCATGGAGAATAACTCTCACTACATGGACAACAATTTACCATTAATAAGACAACTTCAAACAATTACACCACTACATGGAAAGCAATTACACCATTAATCAGAAAACTTCAACCTAATTGTGTGATAATCATGGGCCGTGATTCTGAGAACGCCCGCGTGCTTAGCACGCGAggctattttcattttttgtttttaattttttaatatatatatatatatatatatatatattatcgtTACTATTTAACAATATTAGCATCGATAACGTCAAATTTGCTTTGTATTCTTTATAAATGtgactatttttattgtttgatgAGTGGGttgaataaaatgaaataacagCTTCGTTAGCTCTACCTCCACCGCTGCTCATTTATGTTCCTTTCTCCACATCTGATTGTTCGGTTCCAATCCCCCTAGCCACAGCTCTGCCCTCCTCCTGAAgcttttggatttggttttttcaaaaccagaTCGTTCAATCTCAGAAAGTCCATCCTCATACACACCACTTCACTGTGCTCCTAGGCTCCTCTGCTTTCCTCTGCCACTGCTAGCTACGTCTCTATCTGGCCACCACGTGCCTACGAGTAGATCTCACTCGTTGGCGCATGCTGCACATGAACTTTCAAGTGCATTTCACTCACTAGCGCGTGTCCCACACGCGTCGACGTAAGGATACCATTTCACCGTGTGTGGCAACTCCATCTTTCCTTAATTCCAATTGCCCCTTGTCACTGCAACTGGTCTTTTGGGTGGGCCCCAGCCTTTCAACAATTATTGACAATGCGTGGTCTTCACGCGCCTACCATTCGTTGGTGCTACTTtctgtgggtttttttttttttttctttttttcacttctccctgtattttcttgttttctgtgttGTAGCTAGTTGTCTCCCTATTTGCATTTGGTTTATTCTTGTGTTGGAGATGTTTTTGTGctagcctttttttctttttttctttttccgaCAATGCTACTTCCCCCTCAACTGAATACGGATTGTCATGTTTGTTATTTTCAACCGACTATTGATGGTCGTGTTGTTTGTCTTGATGGGGTTCAACGAGGATTGAAAAGTATTTCGAGGGTTATGCCAATGTTTGTGTCCTATACATTAATGATTCAGATAGGATTGAAGGGTCTCGAGATGGTCATGCCCCTTTATGTCCCTTACTAGTTCgtagtttgttttgtttacgAAACTTTGCCTACATTTATTGTCTTATTTTGGTTGTACCTACTTCTTACTTTGATGAGTCGAGTCATTTATTTAACTCATTCTTAAACTGAGTAAGGATGGATCTAtcccatttgtttttgttttttttttttgacatgtctgtacaagagggaggaggaaaattcgaactaatgacttccacttcattaagtgtggttcgagccgattgagctacctcttggggacgttccatttgttttttattttcatgtatatCCCTTTTCCCTTCCCATATTGAATATAAAGAAAAGGCCTATTTGGTCCATCCACTTTGGATCTAAAGCATTGCAGAAAATATATGTTTAGTGGGAGAATGGTAATACAAGCATGCCGGTTGGctgaaaatttttgttgttttgaagCAAATTTGGGGAGACATTGACTAGGGTGGTAGTATATTTCTCCCTGCATATATAACACTAACCATTCTTCATTAGACTATATTTCGAGTACTAgttgtaaaacaaaaatctaaatttcttatttgaaataatcaccacacagaagaaaaaaaaaatctaataaaattttcaCTGAGTTTACATGTTCTGTCTATCATTATAGACGctaaaatataaagaaacatttttcttattattaaagtaatgctataaattatattttcatcttATAATGatattgtaaatattaaaataaaaaaattaacctataaaattagtTAGAACTCTCATGTCAACATTccaagataaaaatataatatttagagTTATTCCCCGTATACATTCTCTCTTATTCCCACTATGTCCAGCACATATCCTTATTCCATGTGCCATCCACATAAGGTGCCACATGCCACTCCCATGTTCTCTTCCAACCCAATCATATTCAACTCTTCAACGCCGCCCTCTTTCCCAATAAACCTTAACGCCCCAAAATCTATTCCACGTCAGCTTTCTGAAACGCCCAAATCTTCCAAGACTCTCCGGCTTTGTCTTCTCATGGCCAACCCAGAGACAGCcaaggtggaggtggaggtggagaaGCACGCGTATTCCGTGTGGGCGCTCCCACCGGACGACGTGGCAACCCGGCTGAAGAAGCTGATGGACAGCCTACGATCCGAGTTCGGCGGGCCCCACTTCGAGCCCCACATCACGGTCGTCGGGGCCATCAGT
Coding sequences within it:
- the LOC132172295 gene encoding oil body-associated protein 2C-like, producing MASSDKSPSPMPSGTDHPRPPGQPMTVEQHMIDKGAQLVQSLKPVKQMNQHVCTFALYSHDMSRQIETHHYVTRVNQDFLQCAVYDSDHAHARLIGVEYIVSDRIFEALPPDEQKLWHSHAYEIKSGLWVNPRVPGMIEKPELENMAKTYGKFWCTWQVDRGDKLPLGAPALMISPQPVNLGQISPELVHRRDNKYNISTKVLRDSRVEIAEPEWINPQADYWKQDGKGFAIDIKFTDMKLRAPFP